The segment AAAACACTGCAAGACTTGAAATGGAATATTTTAAGTTTTTAGTTGATGATGAATTATAAGCgcattgttgtgtttgtttgtttatttattttttatttaattataagcGCTCGGGTTTTGAATACAGCTGCAGTTCATTATCTGACCAGCAGGTGGCGACAAAGACAACGCTTTAAACCCGCGGGGCACCATGTTATATCACGGTAATTgtcctagatttttttttaatcataactTACGATATTACTTATATCACTTAATGATGGTGtattttcagaatcagaattttttttttttaaatacgtaAATGTAGTTGCATCCGGTTCCTTGAACAGAATTATGTGATTATCTTCTCagagaaaaaaccccaaaacaagaCACCACTATACAAAATGGCTGCTCCCTAAATAGTGCACTACGTAGTGAACAGGGAATGAATTCAGACTCAGCACTAgtttctttcttctgtttcattctttttcccTCTAGTTCTACCTTTCATCGCTGTCGCTTTCAGCTTCtctacaaagagagagagagagagagagagagagagagagagagagagtgtgtgtgtgtgtgtgtgtgtgagagagagagcgagagagagagagagtgtacacatGAGGTTTATCACTGCCCAATTAGTGTAACTCTGTTATTAACGCTGATTAATTACTGATGACACTAACGACGAGCCTGAACATGGCCTCAAGTCACACCAGGAAacaagagaacacacacactcacacacacacacacacacacacacacactaaagagcctctctttctctcctctgtcCCTCCTGACATCCAGTTGTTATTTGACAGAGGTGTTACATCTGTCCACTCTAGCGAGTGTCCTCTCCCTCACAAGGAGAtgaaagatagacagataaacaaagataaacacagagagagagagagagagagagagagagagagagagagagagagagagagagagagaaaaccacAGTGGGAAGgaggaagagatggagagaaagatggagagagaaggaaaagaaacgATTACAtggagagaggaaaggaggaaaagaaagaaaaagagatggGTGTGAGTCGTGGTGatggaggaaaagagaggatggAAATGATgagaggatggatggagaggaagagaggtACAGCGGTGAGAGCAGGGGTGTGatcagctcagtgtgtgtgtgtgtgtgtgtgtgtgtgtgtgtgtgtgttgcgcgTGACATTTTGAGCAAATCCACTGTGACGTCCCcctcagtttacacacacactgagctttCTAGTAAAAGTGTTTGGAAACAACagtgatttacacacacacacacactcacacacacacacacacacacacacacacacacacagaggtaaaGTACAGTAAGTCACGCTTGACCAATCACAGCCTCGTCCTTCGTGGAGGAAAACTACTAGACATTCAGTGACCTTCAACTGTTCAGTCCATcattcacacctctctctctctctctctctctctctcatctccccctctctcacatGACTCGCTCTCACTCATCTCTCACAtctcacactctcatctctacatctctctcagATAGCCCTACCTCTCTCTGATCCctccatcactcactcatcccgccatctctccttttctttcacCCTGTCCACCGCTCTCTgatctttccatctctctcacatATCTCCATCTCACTCTCTCGTCTCTCCACCTCTGCTTCTATTCTCTCACCCTGTCCACCTCTCATCTCTCTTCCCTCATCGTCTCCCTCTTTCACATTTAACACGTCTGCAGGATGACGATTAGCTCTGTaaaggagggagagacagagtgagggagagaatcACAGCAGAAGTGATGTGTTTTGACAGACTTGTAGAGGAGTTgatgaacagacagagagagaaagagagaaagacagagagctTGGTGTTTTCCTGAGAGTGCAGGACGTCGAGTGCTGCTCGAGAACGATGGAAACAAACGACCTTAAAAAAGTAAACCGATCGATGAAGCCACTCAGAGTCCTCAACTGTAgagcaggaggaaaaaaaacatgacagaacgacagagagagagagagagagagagagagagagagagagagacaacccCCTCCTCTTTCTGTCTGCTCGTGTTTGAGAGTGTAGACGAGTCTCTCCAGGAGCCTGACGACCGCCGCTTACTGACCCTCTCCTCTCACGCACACCCTGTccgcctcacacacacacacacacgacaaaaTCTAATTATAGCACAAACATATGAAATCACTGGTTGTAATTAATGATGACGATAATGTCATTATTGACATATTATACTGTAATGAAATCTTTAATAAACCCTGCAGCGGTTATTGTGACGTCATTGTCGGTGTAAAATATGAACACGAATATGAATGTTTTCATATAAATCTCAGTTCACGCACAACTACGTGCTGCTTTTACGCTTCTCTTCCACTGCCAAATCGCATCTCCGGAGCTCGTCCCCAATGACCGTACCATTACAAAGCGGGCGGGGCCAAACGTTGACTCCATAGAGGGGTGGagctaaaacataaaaaaacaacatttagcTAATACAATCATGACCTTGTTCAATATTTTATACTCGGGTTGAAGTCTAGAACTTCGCTAGCTACCTACTCGGCTAGCTCTTTACGTTTAGCTGCTGCGATAACAACCTCGTTacgctaactagctagctttaCGCAACACCTTATCTACGCCGTAATTCGAGAGCTAGCCGTACGTGCTGTTTAGCTAACCTTCGTGGCATGACAGTTATCTAGCTAGTAAGCTAGCTAGGCTGAGCAAACAAATCTTTacgttaacaacaacaacaaaagaagaaaaaccccaGACCGCACCGCTTAAAAACGGATTTGCGATTCAATAAACACACGAGACACGTGACCTTGTGATTGCATGAATCGTTTAATTCCAGGATTGAAGGATACATCTCAAAGACAAACGGATAACACTGCATACTCTACGTATGTATTCCCTCCTTCCCCATTTCATTCGACAAAACTCTGGcgtgaattttatttaatatttcttttcttttttttaaatcctcaaCATGTACGACACTAAACACAACGAGAACTTCACCATTATGGCAccatgttatttattattattagcatttttcccccctaacATGTCAAAACCTTTCCCCGCCTTCACAGTACAGAATATTAGTGCAGTATTAAGTCGGAAAATCGTTCTATCGGTCTACGTCATGTGCTCACGCGAGTTTTAGTTACCCCAACCTCTTTTCATTCGTTCGTACGTTCATATTTCAAATGCGTACATTTCCACGATAACCGCTCGACTTGTTATTACAGAAAGGTGGCAAATTAGCAGCACGCCTTGCTAAGGTATTTGGTGTGCTCGTGTGGCTAGCTTTCTTAAAtagctaaaaaacaaaaacaacaacacacgcAACCAAAAACgttcgtatatatatatatatatatatatatatatatatatatatatatatatatatatttattaacccGTTTTTACGTTACGGTTGGTCGTTGTTTGACCGTTAGTTTCGTAAAAACTTCCATTAAAGAAAAGTAGCTATCTAGATGACTTTAAAATGATATCAAATTAGCTAACCGCCACTTAGCTAGCTTCTAAACGTTCGATCTGATCAACGTTCGTGCTGCATTTGTGATTTTCCCGGCTTCCTTTCCAAAGCACGCGCTCGCGACTCGAGAACTCGCCCTGACACGCTGTTACATTTCGAGAGGGTGGGGCCAAACGTTGGCTCGGTTTCCAGCAGGATGAATTCAGGACGCTTAGAATTACTCGAGTATATCTTACCCAACTCAAAATTAGTAGTCCCGGATGACGAAAACGCCATTCATGGCAAGCTCGCATCATGGCTAGTCAACGTTAGCTACATAACAAGCTAGCTCTTCGTAAGCATTTCGTTGAAGTAGAAGTCTGAGTAAGTAAATCTCCTGCGAGTGCtacgagtgtttttttttttgttttgttttgttttaaaactgtGCTAGCAACAGAAACTCGTGTACATTACaccttttcattgtttttattattttggattttgaaATTTCACTGTATGGTTCATAGTTTGAGCTGATGCCACCTCACGTAACAACTTTAAGTAGTCTTTAAGTAGGTATATTTAAGATggcgtttatatatatatatattataatatacaaGTTATTCTTTTTCAAATACTgtattaatcttttgatctcaaatgtAAGAGTCATAAATATGCAACACGTGTTAAATACGTTCCTGTAATAAAATGCGTTCTGTATTTCATGTGCAGTGACGAAGTTATTCGTAAGTAAGCTAAACTGCTAGAACATTTGCTTGGCCAACAGACTGACAACAAACAatgaactatttttaaaaactgtatttgtgACTTGCGCGAGATTATCTTTCGTCACGCTGTACGAGATCCTGTACAATAAACTCTGAAGTCCATAAGAGACTGTGTGATAGCGTGCGTCTCCCTGTCAGACTACACGGTGAAGAACCTCGAACGGAAACCTGCGATTAAAGAACGCGGCAGTGTTCGGAGATGGGCTCGTGCAGAAAACGGCTTCGCGTAGACGCGAACGCGAGGTGATTAGGAAACGTTTTCTGCTCATTAGAGCGTTTGGCCGTATCGTATACATATCGTAAACCGGCAGCTGAATGGAGCTCGGCGAGCTATGGGATACACTGCTAACGCTAATGGAAGTCTGGACATGTTTACACTGGATAAACACCTTATTTTGGTGACAATTCGttacatatttttaaagaaatacagGAACTTGACAGGAAAAACAGCAGAAATTTGCCGATTCCAAGAGGATGACATCATGACTGCTTTCTCACAACaccacacgttttttttttaaaagaaggttGCACTTTAAGTAATTAATCGTATGTAGAAATTCCATTTTATAGCATTAcattaatacatatatatatatttcacttaTTTTTCCTATTccagtcatcatcatcataattataataatactattaattttattaataataataataataataataataataataatagtactcCAGTATAGTACAgtcttaataataatgattttttttttgtttgttttattcgtCAACATTTTTCATGTTTGTCACTTGGATAAACCACAGATAACCCTAACtcgacaacacacacacacgcacacacacacacacatacggtcTCAGTTCAGCAAGCtcaagtaaaaaaagaaatacaaaaaggctttttttttcttcagattttaGAAATACTTCACAGGTttgtcgtttaaaaaaaaaaaaaaacataaaaaaaatatggctCAGATCGAGTGCTACTGTTAAAGAGAGAATTTTAGAAGTGCGATTAGCAAAAGCTATTAGCTATTATAAAGCGCTATTAGCAAAcgctaaaaaacaaaaccgcCTCGCTAACTTTCGAGCCTGATGCTAGCTGGCTTTCGTCACAACTttataaaaccatttaaaatgtCCCGTTTCAAGATGATTTCCTTTCGACCGTTCCTGTAACaataattcaaaaaaaaaaaaaaaaaaaaaaaaaaaaagcaaggaagCTAACAATGCTATTGAACACCGCTAGGCTGTCGTGTTCCATGGCAACATAGACATACAATACATATATGTCTACGCACGCCAACTagtgtatcatatcatattagcTAGGCTTTTCTATAAGAAATAGGAGAAGATTTTTGtcataaatgtacaaaatcctcatttaaaaaaaccccacggCTAGCTGGTGTAACTTAAAGCATCAAGTTGAAGCAAAAGGCAACGACAAGAGAGACCTTTTCCTTTTCAGAAACGCTAAACTCTTTCAGAGTTAGTGCTTAAACAGAAGTGCTACGTTGGTTAAAAGCTATTAAATACAATACGTTCATAATCATCTGACCagcttataaataaattaatcatctCCATCTTCATGTTTCTATTTATTATCATAATactgcttttttctctctcagtctaAGTATATAGCCACGTATAGCTTTCACTGCGTctcacgcacacatacacacacgtacgttTTTAGACCGGTGACGTCTTTAATGGCGAGTCGTGACCAATAACACGTGAGAAATCCTCAGCGGAATAATACACGAACGTCATAAACGCATTAAAACTCGACACACACACCTCCGAGTGCTTACTGATTTATCTGGAATAACTAAACCACTTCCTCACCTCACTTTAGAATCGAATAAATATTAACAGTGATATCAGAAACGCTTCGTTTTAGTCGTTCGTTCCTGCCGATCAGATTTAGCCAGCGCATGCTCTGATTGGTCCGTCGTCTGGCTTCCGTTAGAGGTAGAAGCCAGTGGCTGGTGGATCTGGGAGAGGTGGGCGGGGCTTGTCGCCAGGCGTCGGTGCCACACCGTTGTTGTTAGGGAGCGGGCAGGTCGTGGTGGGGTCGAGGACGAAGCCGTTTTCCATCTgagagcgcgcacacacacgcacgcacacacacacacacgcgcacgcatgtatacacacacacagaaaggacACGAGACAAAATAGACTTAGCAAAAGAAAGCTATTGTGTCAAATTAGCATTATTATCTAGGGAATGGAGCAACAACAATGTGTtagatgaagtgtgtgtgtgtgtgctggatgaTGCTGTGAGTAGATTGTAGGTCAGTGGTGCTCATGCTTGACTGAGCACGGCAGCTCTATTCTCTTAACTGAAAGCTCCGACCTcaaaaatttacacacacacacacacacacacacacacacacacacacacacacacacacacaaaacaggacTGCCCACCAGACATGAAGAACTGAACTCGGTCTGCTTACTCCACCTTTATCACGTTTTGTCCTTATCTTGCactaaataataacacacacagttGAAATAGCGAGGACACAAACATTGTGTAGTGAGATACGCGAGACAGTTTTGAGCCTAATGAGGACAGGCGTGTCCCGCTGGAGCCCCATAGTGTCCCACTGCTTTTGAGCCCCCGCCTAACATCCCCTTCGCCCCTGCCCCTGAACCTTAAGCTCTGTCcgcacgtgtatatatatatatatatatatatatatatatatatatatatatatatatgtatgtatatatatatatattttaaatgttgtccTCCCATCTACATGAAAGTAATATTTCGGGTCGCAAACACCCTCACATCTGGAGAAATGTTAAAACGacactttctgtgtttttatgtaGACGGGATGTGTGTTtttgggggaagaaaaaaacaacccatcacaacatgaatccGCCACACCCATTGTGCGTGTTTTTTCACGTGTTATAAGTGTTTATCACGGCTACAGTTAATAATAAAGTGCATATGTTGCATTTTTTAACTTCTACACTTTAGCTAAAAGAGATGACTCcagtttctatagcaacaggcTTCAATTAGTTGTttgtccttttaaaaaaaaatgtcttttttaaaaagtgtctgAACATTTTCAGTCGCATCCGATAGCTATAGCTACATGTATACACGCGTCTGATGTTAACTGAGGTTGAACACGCACGGAGTTTGAGTCCCACATTAATGAGCTCCAAACATTCTCCATTTTGCGTAACAAGAAGCGAGGACTCCCTGTGTCAGCGCATCGTTCAAACGGGGAAAAACTTGAGTTGAGTCAAAGAAACCAATCTGAGATGGGgtgaaaggggcggggcttcaaGGGGGTCAGTTAATATTAGAGGGGAGCAAACCATCTATAGAAGTGTCGATCATTTTAGATTCCTATTCGAGTAATAACTCGCAGCAACGTACTCCGATGTTAAAATGTGGAGCGGTGATGCAGAATCCGTAAAGGTGGGCGGGTCTGGTGTTTTGTTTGCCGAATCAAACTACAGACTAGATGATGTGTTTTAGACTGCGAGCCACACATGGATGGGGCTTCAAACTTGCGAACTCCTGATGGTGGGGTAAGACCTCAGACACTTGAGCATGTTCTTTACTCAGTATCAATGTGTTGAAGACTGTTGTGGTATAAAATGCAGGTTCTCATGACTTCTTACCTTTCTGTGGGTGGAGTCATGGGATTGTGCGGAATCAAACATTTCATAAACATCCAATGAGGGAAGAATGTGATCCATTGAGGAGTTCTGATTGGTGTAGGAAAAATTTGTGGGTGGTTGTTTTGTGTAAAGCTGCTGataagatgatgatgacgatgatgatgatgatgttggcaATTCCCCAACCGATCTACTATTGAACTCCTCCCGGGACTCGGTGACCATACTGTAATCCACATGGCTACCAGCGGTGACCAGTTGGTCTATGTAGTTGCGTCCTTGCCACTGGTGGGTGGGGTAGATCCCATTTTGAGAGCCACCGCCACTCATATGTTCGTGTTTATACGGAAAATGGGACTGCATCTGGTTTTGGCACCAAGGCTGCTGATGTCTACTGGATTCTGGAAACTTTACATCAACCTGTGAGACTTCCTCCGGGGTTTGTTGAGCGATCCAGTGACCATTCTGAACATCAGCTATTGCATTAACAAGTACTGAACTGTGCTGAGGGAATGGAACCTCGCTAATCTGTGACTCTGGAATCCAGCTGTGGCATTTTTGGTGCAGGGACTGAGCGCTCAAGTGCTGCTGCATCTGCTGCGACAGATGTAGAATGGGTGATGAAAGTCTGGGAGGTCGGAAGGGTAAATATGAGCTTGAAACAGTCGTAGGATTCGAATCAGACATGGACGGTGGGTTATATGGATTTGAGGAGCCCTCTATAGGGTCTACAAGGTCAGGGGCAGTAAAGGGAACAAGACCATCCCTGTTGCCTGTCCTATTTTCTAATGATTCATGGATATATGACAGGATCTCATTGTTAGTAAGGATATCGTTGAGGGAAGGTACGTATTCCGGCTCCATTTCCACCTGGATCATCCTCTCATCCAGGAGCAGCAGCTCCAGATCCTCAGCATTCAATCCCAGGTTTTCCAGCGCGTTAAACAACTCGCTGTTGGAgcagttttcttcattttctagcGACAGAGAATCCAGTGTAGCCAGCAGGGGGTCGAAACTAGTTGGCACTTCAGACTTGGGGACTCCGTTTACACTATTTGGTACAGAATTCCAGTTCTCACTTTCCACAGATGTAGAAAAGGTGCTGGTCTCCTCCTGTTTGCTAGGCAGGCTGCTGCGGTATGGTGCTTTAGGGTCTGACGCGGGCTGGCATACGTAAACCGACTTGTCCTGCCTCATCATTGCACCAAGCAGGGAGCTGGGGTCCAGCTCATCTTTTGACGCTTTGTCTACTTTGGTTTTCTTGGCTTTCCCACTCTTGCCTTTGGTCGCCATGTTATCAGAGAAGCCAGGGATGGGGAAGCTGGTCTGATACAA is part of the Ictalurus punctatus breed USDA103 chromosome 27, Coco_2.0, whole genome shotgun sequence genome and harbors:
- the ahr1b gene encoding aryl hydrocarbon receptor 1b, coding for MYAGRKRRKAAQKAVKQPPADGVKSNPSKRHRDRLNSELDRLARLLPFPDDVTSSLDKLSILRLSVSFLRSKNFFSITLKNHTSKRLPSSNGNHDNSKAAGLVDGRLPEGELLLQALNGFVLVVTSEGIIFYASHTIQDYLGFHQTDVLHQCVFELVHVEDQQAFRHNLHWALNPPAAEQQPKKAQGSVSGLSAVTYKPDQLPPENSSFLERSFICRFRCLLDNSSGFLALNLQGRLKFLHGQNRRLDDGGQAPPQLALFAVATPLQPPSILEIRTKNMIFRTKHKLDFTPMACDAKGKIVLGYTEAELRVRGTGYQFIHAADMLYCAENHVRMIKTGESGLTVFRLLTKENRWKWVQANARLVYKNGKPDYIIATQRPLGEEEGSEHLRKRSMHLPFTFATGEALLYQTSFPIPGFSDNMATKGKSGKAKKTKVDKASKDELDPSSLLGAMMRQDKSVYVCQPASDPKAPYRSSLPSKQEETSTFSTSVESENWNSVPNSVNGVPKSEVPTSFDPLLATLDSLSLENEENCSNSELFNALENLGLNAEDLELLLLDERMIQVEMEPEYVPSLNDILTNNEILSYIHESLENRTGNRDGLVPFTAPDLVDPIEGSSNPYNPPSMSDSNPTTVSSSYLPFRPPRLSSPILHLSQQMQQHLSAQSLHQKCHSWIPESQISEVPFPQHSSVLVNAIADVQNGHWIAQQTPEEVSQVDVKFPESSRHQQPWCQNQMQSHFPYKHEHMSGGGSQNGIYPTHQWQGRNYIDQLVTAGSHVDYSMVTESREEFNSRSVGELPTSSSSSSSSSYQQLYTKQPPTNFSYTNQNSSMDHILPSLDVYEMFDSAQSHDSTHRKMENGFVLDPTTTCPLPNNNGVAPTPGDKPRPPLPDPPATGFYL